A portion of the Cryptomeria japonica chromosome 5, Sugi_1.0, whole genome shotgun sequence genome contains these proteins:
- the LOC131062410 gene encoding cytochrome P450 704C1, translating into MVLDIFAAAIVFLPLAFTSLLFLLFLLNIFKSKWSIVPYPPVAATIVGHIINFKKQYDYLTDFHYRYRTFRIAYPNHSYVFTTDPANVEYILKTNFTNYGKQNITHDCMEDLLGDGIFTVDGEKWKQQRKLASFEFSAKVLKDFSSVVFRKSAVELSAILLEACRTNQTVEMQDLFLRSTMNTICKVGFGVEMNSLSNSNTGPEAAFARAFDTANGIVLWRFLDITWKLKKYFNIGSEAILRQSIKTVDDFIYNIIRNRKQELSAQNGNEKPDILSRFIRSSEQEPEKLSDKYLRDIILNFMIAGRDTTAVTLSWFFYLLCKNPGVEEKLLQEIHDVVTENESGSLAESISMFAQGLTHRVLDKMHYLHACLSETLRLYPAVPVDSRHVGSDDTLPDGFRMKKGDLVNYNPYSMGRMEYLWGVDAKEFRPERWLENGVYQPQSPFKFTAFQAGPRICLGKEFAYMQMKTVATVLLRFFKFEAVKGKEVAYEPALTLHMNEDGFNVHVMCRSNW; encoded by the exons ATGGTTTTAGATATATTTGCAGCAGCAATTGTATTCCTGCCCCTTGCATTCACCTCTCTGCTTTTTCTACTTTttctgttgaatattttcaaaagtAAATGGAGTATTGTTCCATACCCACCTGTGGCTGCTACAATAGTTGGTCATATTATCAACTTTAAGAAGCAATATGATTACCTTACTGATTTTCACTACCGCTATAGAACATTCAGAATAGCTTATCCTAATCACAGCTATGTTTTTACTACTGATCCTGCAAATGTGGAGTACATCCTCAAAACCAATTTCACAAATTATGGCAAG cAAAATATCACCCATGATTGTATGGAAGATCTTCTCGGGGATGGGATTTTCACTGTTGATGGAGAGAAATGGAAGCAACAGAGAAAATTAGCAAGTTTTGAATTCTccgccaaagttttgaaggatttTAGTAGTGTTGTTTTTCGAAAAAGTGCAGTGGAGCTTTCTGCAATTTTATTAGAAGCATGTAGAACAAATCAAACCGTTGAGATGCAG GATCTCTTCCTAAGATCAACAATGAATACAATCTGCAAAGTGGGTTTTGGAGTAGAGATGAACAGCTTATCAAATTCAAACACTGGGCCAGAAGCTGCTTTCGCAAGAGCCTTTGATACTGCAAATGGTATTGTTTTATGGCGTTTTCTTGACATTACCTGGAAATTGAAAAAATATTTCAATATTGGCTCAGAGGCCATCTTGAGGCAGAGCATCAAAACTGTGGATGATTTTATCTACAACATCATTCGAAACAGAAAGCAAGAGCTTTCTGCACAAAACGGCAAT GAAAAACCAGATATACTGTCTCGCTTTATTAGATCGAGTGAACAGGAGCCAGAAAAGCTATCTGACAAGTATCTAAGAGATATTATACTGAATTTCATGATTGCCGGTAGAGACACAACTGCAGTTACACTCTCTTGGTTCTTTTATCTGCTCTGCAAGAACCCAGGTGTTGAAGAAAAGCTACTTCAAGAAATTCATGATGTGGTCACAGAAAATGAATCTGGGTCTCTGGCAGAATCTATTAGCATGTTTGCCCAAGGTCTAACACACAGGGTATTGGATAAGATGCACTATCTTCATGCATGTTTATCAGAAACATTGCGCTTATACCCAGCTGTTCCAGTG GATTCCAGGCATGTTGGTTCTGATGATACCCTTCCAGATGGATTTAGAATGAAGAAAGGTGATTTGGTGAACTATAATCCTTACTCTATGGGTAGAATGGAATATCTGTGGGGAGTTGATGCTAAGGAGTTTAGGCCTGAAAGGTGGCTTGAGAATGGGGTTTACCAACCTCAATCACCTTTCAAATTCACAGCATTTCAA GCCGGCCCTCGAATTTGTCTTGGAAAGGAGTTTGCATACATGCAAATGAAGACTGTTGCTACTGTTCTTCTTCGTTTCTTCAAATTTGAAGCTGTTAAAGGAAAGGAAGTTGCATATGAGCCTGCACTAACACTCCATATGAATGAAGATGGATTTAATGTTCATGTCATGTGTAGGTCGAATTGGTGA